The segment TTGCTGTCACTCTTGACCCCATTTCAGTCCGAATCGCACAAGCTGCGACGACTTCTAAAAATCGCGACTGATCATCATCAATCTCATCGCAATGAATATCAATCAAGCGATCGTACTGTTCTGCCAGTTCAAAAATTCGATGCACCGATCGCACCCCATCTTCGCGGGTCAGTTCATAGTGCGGGATACCCCCGACCACATCTGCCCCCAGTACCATTGCTTCTTCCATCAAGGCATCATTCTTTGCCCCACCATAGATGCCATCTTGGGGAAACGCAACGACTTGCAAAGTGATCCAATCTTTGACGGCTTCGCGGACTTCAAGTAAAGCTTTTAGCGCCGTTAAGCTTGCTTCACTCACATCCGCATGACTTCGCACGAAAAGAACCCCCTGCATCGCTTGTTGCTTCAGAGTCTCGATCGCTCTCGCTTTTACATCATCGAGCGAAAGATTTTGCTTCCGCTCTCTCCAAATTTCGATGCCCTCAAACAGAGTTCCACTCTGGTTCCAGCGAGGCTCACCTGCGGTAAGGGCAGAGTCTAAATGAATATGCGATTCGACAAACGGAGGACTAACTAGATGCCCTTGGATTTCTAGTTCCACCTCCGCTGTTGCGTCTAAGTGAGGGGCAATCTCAACAATCTCACCCGCATGAATCGCAACATCCACCAACTCAGAAACATGATGCGATCGAAGTAACTGACATTGACGAAGCAGAAGGTCGTAAGACATAGCACCGCAAGAAATCTGATCTGCTCAACTCTAGCGGATTTAGAAACTTGCGAACGGTGTTGCACATTTCAAAATTGTTAGCAGATTTCGGATCTTTGATTCTGCGTTCCCAAGCGGATGATGCTAACAATCGGAAAAGCTAACCCGTGGAAAATCTAACACGCTTGATCCATCAAAGGTTCAATCCAAGGTTGAAATTGATCTCGTCGGAAGATTTGGGCACGTCGATGAGAATCAAATCGAACCAGACTTGGAAGTCCATATTGTCGAATGCAATCTTTTATCCAGGAAGCAACACCAAGGTTCGCTTCAGCAGACATTTCAGCCTGAAAGAATCCGTACATTAACACCAGTTGACTGTGAGAAAAGAGCGGGGCATCTTGCTCAATGAGGCGAGTCAACATGGTCTTCGGAGCGTCTTCACGGAATCGAGAATTGTTAGAGCGATGTTCTTTATGATGAGCCGTTTCACGTTGTTTACGAGCATGGTTATGAGGCATAAAACTCCTTACGATCGAATATAAAAAATCGCCAATCGACTCCCTCCAGTCAGAAACCAGTTTGGGAAGAGAGTCAGTTGGCAAGGTGGTAGATGCAATTTCGTCAAGATGTAAAGCTTTCTAACTCGATAGTATTAGCTTTTATAAAAAACCGCAATTGTTTACAGATTCATATCTCAAATTTGTAATCTTTAACACCAAACTGTGCTATTTCAGTAGGTGAGGAAAACTGTTAAAAAATTCTGAACAGGTTTGTTCTGGACAAAGCTTGCCAGGAGATCTGGTAAGTTAACTTGTGAGTCTTAATTAGCCATACCGTAAACATGACTGTCGAATTTAGGGCAGGTCTAGAGGGCATTCCTGCAACTCAGTCCAGCATTAGCTTTGTGGATGGGCAGAAAGGAATTCTGGAGTATCGCGGCATTCCGATTCAGGATCTCGCGATGCAAGAGCAGAATACCTTTTTAGAAACTGCGTATCTTCTGATTTGGAACGAATTGCCAAACCGTGACACTTTGGCAGAGTTTGAGCATGAAATTCAGTTTCATCGTCGCTTAAAGTACAGAATTCGCGACATGATGAAGTGTTTTCCGGAGTCGGGGCATCCCATGGATGCTCTGCAAGCCTGTGCTGCGGCGTTGGGTTTGTTCTACTCGAAACGGGCACTCGACGATCCGACCTACATCCGAGAAGCTGTCGTGCGAATCCTGGCAAAGATTCCAACGATGGTCGCAGCATTTCAACTGATGCGGAAAGGAAATGACCCCGTTCAGCCTCGAGATGATTTGGGGTATGCTGCAAACTTTCTTTACATGTTGAATGAGCAGGAGCCAGATCCCTTCGCCGCTCGAATTTTCGATATCAGCTTGACTTTGCATGCTGAACACACGATCAATGCCTCTACCTTCTCAGCAATGGTGACTGCTTCGACGCTCACTGATCCTTACGCAGTGATTGCTTCAGCCGTAGGAACGCTGGCAGGGCCGTTGCATGGAGGAGCCAGCGAGGAAGTCATTTTGATGCTGGAAGAAATCGGATCGGTTGAGAATGTCCGCCCATTCTTACAAGATCGGTTGGAGCGCAAAGATCGGATCATGGGATTTGGGCACCGGGTTTACAAGGTGAAAGATCCAAGAGCGATCATTCTGCAACAGCTGGCTGAACAGCTATTCGACAAATTTGGGCAAGACAAGTATTACGATATCGCAGTTGAATTGGAGAAAGCGGTCGAGGAAAAACTGGGGCATAAAGGGATTTACCCGAATGTCGATTTTTACTCGGGACTGGTGTATCGCAAGTTGGGCATTCCCACCGATCTGTTTACGCCTGTGTTTGCAATTTCCCGCGCTGCAGGCTGGTTAGCGCATTGGAAAGAGCAGCTTGCAGAAAACCGGATCTTCCGTCCGACGCAGATTTACACGGGGCTGCATGGGCAGCCTTACACCACGATCGAGAAACGAGGATAAAGATTGCGTAATTTCGATGATGGGTTAGACCCCTCTTGCAGATTCCCCAATCCCTTGCAACTATAACAACGTGACGATTTTCAGGAACTCCAGCCCTCAGGAATCTTGCTTCTGGGGGTTTCTTTTATTTTTACAAATTCTGACTAGGGATAATTTCCTAGACAATATAGAGTATTAGCAGGCCTTATCGGCTGAACCATTCAATTTACTCAATCCGCTGCATCAGATACTTTGATGGCTCAAATCGGCAGAAATTCAGTAGTTCGATACGTTTCGCACCCAGTCCGACCGCTATACTGAAAGACGTTGAGAGCATCGATAAATCTTCATGTCGAGAAGATCTACTCCTCTCAACGCTGCCTTCTTACTGCGTTGGGAACCATGAACCCAGGAATTGACCTTCAAGGAACCTTTATTGAAACTGTGCAGAGCCTTGGCATCCCCGCCGGGGCAGCAAAAGCCCTCTGGATGCCATTGCCGATGCTGATCATGCTGGTTGCAGCGACGGTCAGCGTTCTGGTTGTGGTGTGGCTAGAACGGAAAATCTCAGCCGCCGCGCAACAGCGGATTGGTCCTGAATTCATCGGACCGCTCGGCGTTCTCGCCCCGCTTGCGGATGGCTTAAAACTCGTATTGAAAGAAGATGTGGTTCCGGCGAAAGCAGATAAGCTGCTCTTTACCCTAGGTCCCGCGATCGTGGTTATTCCCGTCTTTTTGTCCTACTTGATTCTGCCGTTTGGACAAAACCTTCAAATCACCGATGTCGGGCTGGGAATCTTCCTTTGGATTGCCTTATCGAGCGTTGTGCCGATCGGGCTTTTGATGTCGGGCTATGCCTCGAATAACAAATACTCGCTGCTGGGTGGATTGCGGGCTGCGGCTCAGTCGATTAGCTATGAACTGCCGCTGGCACTATCAGTTTTAGCCGTTGTCATGATGTCGAACTCGCTGAGTACGGTTGATATCGTCAATCAGCAAGCGGGCTACGGAATTCTGGGCTGGAATATTTGGCGACAACCGGTTGGATTTATTATTTTCTGGATTGCGGCTCTGGCAGAATGTGAGCGGATTCCCTTTGACTTACCAGAAGCGGAAGAAGAACTCGTTGCAGGGTATCAGACTGAATATTCAGGCATGAAGTTTGCCCTGTTCTATCTCGGGTCTTATGTGAACTTGACGCTCTCAGCCTTGCTGTTTGCTGTCCTTTACCTGGGTGGTTGGGAATTCCCAATTTCGCTAAGTGTCATCTCCGGACTGATTGGCGTGCCCGAATCGACTCCTTGGTTGCAGTTGATTTTCGCCACAATCGGCATTGGAATGACGCTCTTGAAGGCTTATTTCTTGATCTTCCTGGCGATTTTGATGCGTTGGACTGTGCCCCGTGTGCGGATTGACCAACTGCTCGACCTCGGCTGGAAGTTTCTACTTCCCGTCTCGCTTGTCAACTTGCTGATCACCGCAGGTTTGAAACTGGCATTCCCGGTCGCGTTTGGCGGCTAATCCTCTCGAACTGGAGAACACCCATCATGATGAAATTTCTCAAACAAGTCGGTGATTACACGAAAGAGGCGATCCAAGCAGGCAAGTATATCGGTCAAGGCTTGTCTGTGACCTTTGACCACATGCGCCGTCGCCCTATCACCGTTCAGTATCCTTACGAAAAGCTGATTCTTTCTGAGCGCTTCCGGGGACGGATTCACTTTGAATTTGACAAGTGTATTGCTTGCGAAGTCTGTGTGCGGGTTTGCCCGATCAACTTGCCTGTCGTAGATTGGGAATTCAACAAAGAAACCAAGAAAAAGAAACTCAATCATTACAGTATTGATTTCGGCGTTTGTATTTTCTGTGGAAACTGCGTGGAATATTGCCCCACGAATTGTTTATCCATGACAGAAGAATATGAGCTGTCTACCTACGATCGACATGAACTGAACTACGACAATGTGGCACTGGGTCGTCTGCCGTACAAAGTGACGAATGATCCGATGGTGACTCCGTTGCGTGAGTTTGCATACTTACCGAAGGGTGCGATCGATCCACATGATCTACCTGCTGGTTCGCGTCGGGCTGGCTTACGTCCTGAAGAGATTGTTGAACAATCGCAGCAATAGGTGTTAGTTGGGGCGTGACTGCCCCACTTGGTATTTAGGGAGAGAGACCGTGAATTTAGCGGAAGGTGTTCAAATTGTATCGTTCGCGATCCTGGCAGCCATGATGATTGGATCTGCGATCGGGGTCGTTTTACTGGAAAATGTGGTTTATTCTGCCTTTCTTTTAGGCGGCGTTTTCATTAGCATTGCGGGATTATATTTGCTGCTGAATGCAGACTTCGTGGCAGCGGCGCAAGTTTTGATTTACGTCGGGGCAGTCAACGTCTTGATTTTGTTTGCGATTATGTTGGTGAACAAGCGTGAGGCATTTCAGCCGATCGCGAAGTCTTGGATTCGTCGGGCTGCAACTGCACTCGTCTGTGCTGGAATCTTTGCGCTGCTGAGCGCAATGGTGTTGACGACTCCTTGGGCGATTTCAACAGCGGTTCCGATCGAGAGTTCGATTATTACGATCGGGCTGCATTTCTTCACCGATTTCCTCTTGCCGTTTGAATTGGCATCGATTTTGTTGCTGATGGCATTAGTTGGCGCGATCGTGCTGGCACGTCGTGAGTTTCTGCCGGATGAGGATGAGGCGGATACCGCTTTAACTTTGCCAGAGCGTCCGCGTGAGTTGGTTCCCGCTGGACAGAACAACCCTGAAAACTAAGGACTTTGAACGATGCAACTTCAATATTTCTTACTCATTGCAGCCGCGTTGTTCTGCATTGGCGTATATGGTCTGGTGACGAGCCGAAATGCGGTTCGAGTCCTGATGTCGATCGAGTTGATGCTGAACGCTGTGAATTTGAATTTGATGGCGTTTTCTAACTATCTTGATCCGCAAGAGATCAAAGGTCAGATGTTTACGATTTTCGTGATTACGATCGCGGCTGCAGAAGCGGCAGTTGGTTTAGCGATCGTGCTAGCGATCTATCGGAACCGCGATACGGTCGATATGGAACAATTCAATTTACTCAAGTGGTAAATTGTTCTCCAACTTTTCTGAAGAGAGGTGTAGTGAGTCTGCACCTCTTTTTTGTTTGAGGATAGCAATTAATCTTGCTGTTGCTGAGATTGAAGGATTTGAATTTCAGCGATCGTCAAGCCAGTCACTTCAGCAATGAGTTCCATATCGAGATTTCTACGAAGCATATTGAGAGCAATCGCCTGCTTTTCTTCCAATTTTGCTCTCCGCTCTAGTGATGACACATACTTCATCCGTCTAGCCTCCTCAAAAGTTTCTAACTCAGCCTGTAACTGGCGCTCTAACTCTTCAGGCAAATTCATCAGCCAGTCTAAAAAGTTGTGTAGCTCTAGTATATCTTGCTCACTATAGCCACGATCGTAAAGCATTGTCGTCAGATGATACCGCCAGCGCTTGCGCTCAAGTGGCTGATTGTGCGTTTCCTTGGTCTTTAGATGAGCCATCGCGACGACAGCAAAAGGATTTTGAATGGCTTCTAATTCTGTCCATTGAGATTGATAGTCTGATAGCTTCACGATTGGAAACTCAAAATGAGTGGCACAGCCCCACAATTCGTCATAAAACCTGCTGGGTCGCCAATTCGGGCGGTCATCACCCAGAATGGCTAAGCTGACAACAGGGCAATTATAGCGATCGCGCAATCGATAGTTGTAGCTGTACATCCTGGCGACGAAATCGCGCTCCTCTTGACTTTGCACTTCAATGTGACAAATCACTAAGGTTCTCTCACCCCGCAGACGGTGAACTTCGACTAATTTATCGGCATAGCGTTTGGGAATCTCTGCATCTCTGACGATTTTCTGTAATTCTTTATCTAGAAAGCGAACCGGCTTTGACCAGTCAACATCTGCCTCAATCGTTGGGAAAAAGAAGGCTAGAAACTCTCGAAAATACAGTTCGATAAAGGTTTTCCAAGGATTATCGTAATCTGTATTTTCAGAGGATTGTTGCGTCATTACGCCAAAATTAGTTGATATGTTCTATATCCTATCATTGCATGATTAGAGTTTATTGAAGTTGCTTGAGGCTGTAAACGATATCCTATCTTTAGGAATTTAGGCGGACTTATTATGAGTGAGTGGGCTGAAACTGTTCGAGAAATTTGGACAAATAAGGTTGCAAATGACTATCAAGCGCAGGCAGATGGCGCACAGTCTTTTCAGGCGAACCCTTCGATCACTTTGAATTTGACCGATGAAGAAGAACGATCGATGGTTCCTAAACCTGTTCTCAATGCTTATGATTACTACGTCGAAGAAGTCGAAGCCGCAGATTGGGGATCGGTCACAGCCACGATCGAGAAACTTCAAAATCAAGAAGTGTTTGCAGTCACCGTTAGTACCGATGGCAACGATGGCTGGGTAGAACTGTTCGATCAAAAAGGCGAAAAACTCGGGGCAGCGAGAACCCTAGAAGCTTGGACAGCTTGGGGAGAAACCAACGAAATTCGCGCTTATACGCAAGATTC is part of the Leptolyngbya boryana PCC 6306 genome and harbors:
- the codA gene encoding cytosine deaminase; translated protein: MSYDLLLRQCQLLRSHHVSELVDVAIHAGEIVEIAPHLDATAEVELEIQGHLVSPPFVESHIHLDSALTAGEPRWNQSGTLFEGIEIWRERKQNLSLDDVKARAIETLKQQAMQGVLFVRSHADVSEASLTALKALLEVREAVKDWITLQVVAFPQDGIYGGAKNDALMEEAMVLGADVVGGIPHYELTREDGVRSVHRIFELAEQYDRLIDIHCDEIDDDQSRFLEVVAACAIRTEMGSRVTASHTTAFGSYNNAYAFKLLGFLKRTQLNFVANPLINITLQGRTDTYPKRRGVTRVKELWQQGMNVSLGHDCVQDPWYSLGTGNMLDVAAMAIHICQMTGQDEMNACFDMVTWGGAKTLNLDQYGVEVGKPANLIVLDAIDRYDAIRRRATVQYVISQGKLLAQTEPPKTKWRGN
- a CDS encoding citrate synthase, with the translated sequence MTVEFRAGLEGIPATQSSISFVDGQKGILEYRGIPIQDLAMQEQNTFLETAYLLIWNELPNRDTLAEFEHEIQFHRRLKYRIRDMMKCFPESGHPMDALQACAAALGLFYSKRALDDPTYIREAVVRILAKIPTMVAAFQLMRKGNDPVQPRDDLGYAANFLYMLNEQEPDPFAARIFDISLTLHAEHTINASTFSAMVTASTLTDPYAVIASAVGTLAGPLHGGASEEVILMLEEIGSVENVRPFLQDRLERKDRIMGFGHRVYKVKDPRAIILQQLAEQLFDKFGQDKYYDIAVELEKAVEEKLGHKGIYPNVDFYSGLVYRKLGIPTDLFTPVFAISRAAGWLAHWKEQLAENRIFRPTQIYTGLHGQPYTTIEKRG
- the nuoH gene encoding NADH-quinone oxidoreductase subunit NuoH, producing MNPGIDLQGTFIETVQSLGIPAGAAKALWMPLPMLIMLVAATVSVLVVVWLERKISAAAQQRIGPEFIGPLGVLAPLADGLKLVLKEDVVPAKADKLLFTLGPAIVVIPVFLSYLILPFGQNLQITDVGLGIFLWIALSSVVPIGLLMSGYASNNKYSLLGGLRAAAQSISYELPLALSVLAVVMMSNSLSTVDIVNQQAGYGILGWNIWRQPVGFIIFWIAALAECERIPFDLPEAEEELVAGYQTEYSGMKFALFYLGSYVNLTLSALLFAVLYLGGWEFPISLSVISGLIGVPESTPWLQLIFATIGIGMTLLKAYFLIFLAILMRWTVPRVRIDQLLDLGWKFLLPVSLVNLLITAGLKLAFPVAFGG
- the ndhI gene encoding NAD(P)H-quinone oxidoreductase subunit I yields the protein MKFLKQVGDYTKEAIQAGKYIGQGLSVTFDHMRRRPITVQYPYEKLILSERFRGRIHFEFDKCIACEVCVRVCPINLPVVDWEFNKETKKKKLNHYSIDFGVCIFCGNCVEYCPTNCLSMTEEYELSTYDRHELNYDNVALGRLPYKVTNDPMVTPLREFAYLPKGAIDPHDLPAGSRRAGLRPEEIVEQSQQ
- a CDS encoding NADH-quinone oxidoreductase subunit J, which translates into the protein MNLAEGVQIVSFAILAAMMIGSAIGVVLLENVVYSAFLLGGVFISIAGLYLLLNADFVAAAQVLIYVGAVNVLILFAIMLVNKREAFQPIAKSWIRRAATALVCAGIFALLSAMVLTTPWAISTAVPIESSIITIGLHFFTDFLLPFELASILLLMALVGAIVLARREFLPDEDEADTALTLPERPRELVPAGQNNPEN
- the nuoK gene encoding NADH-quinone oxidoreductase subunit NuoK; its protein translation is MQLQYFLLIAAALFCIGVYGLVTSRNAVRVLMSIELMLNAVNLNLMAFSNYLDPQEIKGQMFTIFVITIAAAEAAVGLAIVLAIYRNRDTVDMEQFNLLKW
- a CDS encoding RpnC/YadD family protein: MTQQSSENTDYDNPWKTFIELYFREFLAFFFPTIEADVDWSKPVRFLDKELQKIVRDAEIPKRYADKLVEVHRLRGERTLVICHIEVQSQEERDFVARMYSYNYRLRDRYNCPVVSLAILGDDRPNWRPSRFYDELWGCATHFEFPIVKLSDYQSQWTELEAIQNPFAVVAMAHLKTKETHNQPLERKRWRYHLTTMLYDRGYSEQDILELHNFLDWLMNLPEELERQLQAELETFEEARRMKYVSSLERRAKLEEKQAIALNMLRRNLDMELIAEVTGLTIAEIQILQSQQQQD